GTTTTCACATCAAGCGAAACATCTTCTGCCGCAAGGATACCTATAATTTTTTTATTTTCTAGTGGAAGATGAACTTTTTCATTTAATTTCTGCAAATTTTCAGAAGACAAAGACTCAAGATAATCTTTCAGTTGCGACTCTGCAACATCATTTATAGATTTAAGTTTCAATTCTATTACCGCCAAGGTCTCATTATTATAATTTGCAACAATGTCAAGACGACCATTACTTCGTTTTCGACCTTTAGATAAATGACATTCACATTCCATATATTCAGGCGCAGGAAAATTTTCATCTTGAAAGTCTAGGACTTCTTCGTTTTCAAGTAGAAAACTTTCCATTGCCAATTCTTTGGTGAAAGGAAAATTTTCTAAACGACAATTATTCAGAACAGCTTTTTTAACAAAATTCATTTTTACTCTCTTATCAAAAGTATCTTAGTTTGTTAAAACTCAGTCCATTACACAACGAATTGAGGACCCGTAGATCTTGTGGAAGCCGCCGCTGAGACTCGCAAAGTCCGCAGCCAAGCACCAATTGTTGGCGTAATAGATATTGACTTCAGTTGCACTCCAGAAGTAGGCGCGCTTGCCGACTTCGGGGAAATAGCCATTTTCGTAGTAGCCAACAGGGAGCGCCGAGAACCCGTAGGCGTCGGTCGCATCGGGCCAGTTCGCCACGCCCTTTGCCTGCATCGCATAGGGGCTGCTACCCATGGCGGAATAAAGCGTATTCCATTCGCTGCTGCTGGGTAGGTGCCAGCCTTCGGGGCAAATTCCACGGACTGTGCCAGTAAGTCCACAAGTCTTTTCTTTGCCACATTCTTCTTCGGTTTTGCCTACCGCCGCCGCCCACGTATAGAGTCGACCGTACTTGGCACAGCTATCTGGTTCATTTTTATAGCAGAAACTTTGGCCTTCGACTTCGTAGTTCAGGTTCTCTGCCATCCAGTTCTGGGTCTTGATGCCGATGGTCTTGTAGGTCTTGCCGCCATAAGTCAATGTGCCTACGTTCAGATTTTCAAAATCATACTCCCAGCCTTTTGCACTACATTTGTAATAGGAATACTGTTTGTGAGGGATATATAGTTCACCAGAATTATGGCTTGTGCACCCCTTGCCATAACTGATTTCCGTGCTATTAGCCATCCTAAACTTACCATTATCGCACACATATACAGTATCAGTAACATTGCCAGAGAACAGAGTTCCATCTTCAGAACAAGTCTTTTTGTAGGTGTCCTTTTCTAGTGTAGTTGCATACCGCCAAGCCTTCTTACTCATTGCGTAGATGTAATAGACGGATGAATTAATTTGTCCCTTACGAACTTCGCCATCAAAATCACCAGCACCCCACCCCAAGGTATCTTTTTCGATATCCGTAGCAGCACGCCATCTGTACAAACTAGCGTCATCGCAGATAAAGCGGATTTTGTTAGCCGCATCCGTATAAGAGGTCGCATAATATTTCTTAGAGTCTTTATTCGGAACGTGCTTAACCAAGCCCACGCGAACACTATCGCTGCCGCACACGCCAAGGCCAAGCTGTTCGCTCCAGAACCTGCGGACAAACTTTTCGAAGTCGGGAACGTTTCCGCCACCGAGGCCCCAGCCCTTCACGTTGCTGCGGAAGGTCGCAAGCTTACTTTTCGAAGTTGAAACATTCGAATCAATCGTGGCTACCCAGTCGGCAATTTCAGCTTTCTTTGCCGCATTATCCCAGGTGCCGTCTTCGGCCAAATCGTTTGCCATATTCGTCAACAGCACCGAAAGTTCGGTTTCGCTGGAATCCCGTTGCAAAAGAATCGAAATGGCAAGGAGGGCAGCATCGGCGTCCGTCTTCCCGAACACATCGAGGTCTTCGGATTCCGCCTTGATTTGGCTCGCATCGATATGGAACGCCGCGAGAATTTCAGCCTGCGCCTGTCGTTTGGCTGCCCGCACCGTCATCTTTTCTTTCGTCACCAAGTAATACACACGTTCTTTTTCGAGGTGCGTCAGCAGGTTCACGTTTGCGGATTTACGCATAAGCATATTGGTGTAAGCCTGCAGCTGGATTGACGTATTTGTCGGTTGCCCCGTGATCTCGTTACGGTACTTACCATCTACAACAAGCAAGGCGTATTGGCTCACCAAATTACGCGAGTTAAACTTGTAGCGGCCATCATCACTTGTGATTTCACTCGTAAAGTTACCGTTCGTCTGCTTCAGGGTGCGGCCATCCGTAAGTTCATACAGATAGACCCTCGAACCCGTCAGGAAAGGTCCCTTCTGCGAATAGCCCGCCAAGGAATCCAGCGAAATCGCAACCTTCTCGGAGTCCAGTTCCAAAGTATCGCTAGAAGTCGTGTCTACAACCGCACCACCGGTTCGCAAGTTCAAAGTCATCGACTTGTCGCCGCACTTGATAGTTGCCGAAGAATCCGTCTGAGCGGCAATAGAACAACCAACACCATTTTTGCCATCGGTTCCGTTTTTACCATCGGCCCCCGCATCACCCTTGTCGCCCTTCGCGCCATTTAGCACCACGCCAATGCTGTCGCCGTTGCAAACGATCTTGATCCCCGAGCCATCCTTAAGCTCCTTGGTCGTGCAACTGAAATCTCCGCCATTCAAGTAGACTGTATCGCCCGCCACAACTACCGTATCACCCGCCAAGAACACGGTATCCTTCGCGGACTCCTTAGTCGCAAACCACTTGCCGTCTACGCAGACGCGTACCGAAGATTCCCCTTTCACAAGCGCCTGTTCGCCCTGATTGTCCTTGGTGCATTTGGGAAGATCCTTGACCGACTCGACAATTTCCGTGCCGCCACTCGCCACTTCTACGATTTTTTCGGTGGTAGTGTTTTCGCCACAAGCCGTGAGGAGGATTGCAATAAAGATTGCAGCAAGAGATCCTTCGACGCAACGGCCCTTCGACAAGCTCAGGGACCTTAATTGTGAAAATCCCATAGCAGAGTTCAAAGATGATATGGTAAGGGGTAACTTTGATACAATGGGGCGAACGATTTTCATCATCGGATAATCCTCAAGTTATTGCAGGGGAAAAAATTTATTTCGAATATAGCTTATTTTACACATCGTTCTTTAAGACTCATTTTTTATTTCTAATTTTCTAGGAGTAGACAACTATTAGAATTCCATGTATGGTCAAAAAGAACGAACAGACTGAATCGATTTTGATGCTTACTTGCGAGCATGCGAGCAACAATTTGCCCGCAGTATTTAAAAATGCAGTTCCTGCAGAAATATTGAAGACTCACCGCGCCTACGACATCGGAGCCGTTCAAGTTTTCCGCAAGCTGGTGAAATTTGCGAAGCCCGAATTCTACAGCGAAGGGAAATATTCGCGGCTGTTCGTGGACTTGAACCGAACCCTTACCAACAAGAGTGCCTTCAGCGATTTCTATAAGCAACTTGAAGTCCGCGACAAAGCCGCAGCGGAAAAAGCGAAAGCACAAGCTACCGCCTATTGGACCGAATATCGCGCCGCGATTGAAAATTACGTGGAAGCTACACTTCGGCATGGTTCGCTTCGGTCCTTCAACAAGCTTTCCGGCCCTTCGACAAGCTCAGGGACCTCAAAGCCAAGCATAGTACACCTAGGCATTCACAGTTTTACGCCGGAATTGAACGGCAAAGTCCGCAACACCGACATCGGAATTCTCTACGACCCGAGTCGCCCGCAAGAACGCGCCTATGCAAACGTCATCAAGGCAGAAATCAAGCGACTCTACCCCGCCATGAAAGTACGATTCAACTACCCGTACAAGG
The genomic region above belongs to uncultured Fibrobacter sp. and contains:
- a CDS encoding fibrobacter succinogenes major paralogous domain-containing protein, whose translation is MMKIVRPIVSKLPLTISSLNSAMGFSQLRSLSLSKGRCVEGSLAAIFIAILLTACGENTTTEKIVEVASGGTEIVESVKDLPKCTKDNQGEQALVKGESSVRVCVDGKWFATKESAKDTVFLAGDTVVVAGDTVYLNGGDFSCTTKELKDGSGIKIVCNGDSIGVVLNGAKGDKGDAGADGKNGTDGKNGVGCSIAAQTDSSATIKCGDKSMTLNLRTGGAVVDTTSSDTLELDSEKVAISLDSLAGYSQKGPFLTGSRVYLYELTDGRTLKQTNGNFTSEITSDDGRYKFNSRNLVSQYALLVVDGKYRNEITGQPTNTSIQLQAYTNMLMRKSANVNLLTHLEKERVYYLVTKEKMTVRAAKRQAQAEILAAFHIDASQIKAESEDLDVFGKTDADAALLAISILLQRDSSETELSVLLTNMANDLAEDGTWDNAAKKAEIADWVATIDSNVSTSKSKLATFRSNVKGWGLGGGNVPDFEKFVRRFWSEQLGLGVCGSDSVRVGLVKHVPNKDSKKYYATSYTDAANKIRFICDDASLYRWRAATDIEKDTLGWGAGDFDGEVRKGQINSSVYYIYAMSKKAWRYATTLEKDTYKKTCSEDGTLFSGNVTDTVYVCDNGKFRMANSTEISYGKGCTSHNSGELYIPHKQYSYYKCSAKGWEYDFENLNVGTLTYGGKTYKTIGIKTQNWMAENLNYEVEGQSFCYKNEPDSCAKYGRLYTWAAAVGKTEEECGKEKTCGLTGTVRGICPEGWHLPSSSEWNTLYSAMGSSPYAMQAKGVANWPDATDAYGFSALPVGYYENGYFPEVGKRAYFWSATEVNIYYANNWCLAADFASLSGGFHKIYGSSIRCVMD
- a CDS encoding N-formylglutamate amidohydrolase, which translates into the protein MVKKNEQTESILMLTCEHASNNLPAVFKNAVPAEILKTHRAYDIGAVQVFRKLVKFAKPEFYSEGKYSRLFVDLNRTLTNKSAFSDFYKQLEVRDKAAAEKAKAQATAYWTEYRAAIENYVEATLRHGSLRSFNKLSGPSTSSGTSKPSIVHLGIHSFTPELNGKVRNTDIGILYDPSRPQERAYANVIKAEIKRLYPAMKVRFNYPYKGSSDGLTTTLRKKFGPQYEGIEIEINQKLLSYER